The Malus domestica chromosome 10, GDT2T_hap1 genome contains a region encoding:
- the LOC108174284 gene encoding uncharacterized mitochondrial protein AtMg00810-like produces the protein MSQPPGFVNSYQPSHVCKLHKSLYSLKQAPRAWNERFTNFLPSLGFLTIYLDFFLFVKHVGHFVVILLLYVDDIIITGSATVAITDVIQALAQEFDIKYLGPLHYFLGIQIAHHSTGLFLSQSKYVSDLLHKTDIGLSKPCNTPCLPYTRLLKDDGKPFHDPALYRNVVGALQCLTFTRPNVAFSLHQVCQFMHCPMESHFIAVKRILRYLKGTMDYGVQLSKKDLCLTAFSDADWAGDPNDRRSTIGLVVYLGSSPISWSYKKQNTVSKSSTEAEYRALSSTAAEIDWIT, from the coding sequence ATGTCTCAACCTCCAGGTTTTGTCAACTCTTACCAACCATCTCATGTTTGTAAGTTACATAAATCCCTATATAGCTTGAAACAAGCACCAAGGGCTTGGAATGAGAGGTTTACCAATTTTTTGCCTTCTCTGGGTTTTCTTACAATATATTTAGACTTCTTCTTGTTTGTGAAACATGTTGGACATTTTGTGGTCATTCTTTtgctatatgtggatgatataatcATCACAGGCAGTGCTACTGTAGCTATTACTGATGTTATACAGGCTTTAGCTCAAGAATTTGATATTAAATATTTGGGACCCCTCCATTACTTCTTAGGGATCCAAATTGCTCATCATTCTACTGGATTATTCCTTTCACAGTCTAAGTATGTTTCAGATTTGCTTCACAAGACTGATATAGGTCTTTCAAAACCGTGTAATACCCCTTGTCTGCCTTATACCAGGTTACTTAAAGATGATGGAAAACCCTTTCATGATCCAGCATTGTATCGAAATGTGGTGGGTGCTCTGCAATGTCTTACATTTACAAGACCCAACGTTGCTTTCTCTTTGCATCAAGtgtgtcagtttatgcattGTCCCATGGAATCTCATTTTATAGCTGTGAAGAGAATCCTCAGATACTTGAAAGGCACAATGGATTATGGTGTTCAACTAAGCAAAAAGGATTTATGTTTAACTGCATTCAGTGATGCTGACTGGGCTGGGGATCCAAATGACAGACGGTCTACTATAGGTTTGGTGGTCTATTTAGGGTCTAGTCCCATCTCTTGGTcatacaagaaacaaaataccGTTTCTAAGTCCTCAACTGAAGCTGAGTACCGAGCACTTTCATCCACAGCTGCAGAGATTGACTGGATCACTTAA
- the LOC103445906 gene encoding uncharacterized protein, translating to MVQSNPYYPQSNGQAEASNKILINIIKRVVTDSLERWHEKLGNTLWAYRTSKRAGTGTTPYALTFRQDAVLPMEINVSSVRIQNQFGLHSEEYIEAMCQEIEDLDVARIEALNQIQEGKRAVARAYNKKIKLKSFKEGNLIWKAVLPLGAQLRGFGKWSPAWEGHFIVSQVLDKGGYYLADIEGNW from the coding sequence atggtCCAGTCCAATCCTTACTACCCTCAGTCAAATGGCCAGGCAGAGGCCAGCAACAAGATTTTGATAAACATTATCAAAAGAGTGGTGACAGATAGTCTAGAAAGGTGGCATGAAAAGCTAGGGaatactttgtgggcatacCGAACCTCTAAGAGGGCAGGAACGGggacaactccttatgctttgACTTTCAGGCAAGATGCGGTTCTTCCTATGGAAATCAATGTAAGTTCtgtcagaattcaaaatcaatttgggTTACACAGTGAAGAGTACATAGAAGCCATGTGTCAAGAGATTGAAGACTTAGATGTAGCCCGAATTGAGGCATTGAACCAGATTCAGGAAGGGAAAAGAgctgttgcccgagcttataacaaaaagATAAAGCTGAAGTCTTTCAAGGAAGGAAATTTAATATGGAAGGCAGTCCTCCCTCTAGGAGCTCAGCTTAGAGGCTTTGGGAAATGGAGCCCAGCATGGGAAGGTCATTTCATTGTTAGTCAAGTATTAGACAAGGGAGGATACTACTTGGCGGACATCGAAGGAAATTGGTAG
- the LOC103445862 gene encoding transcription termination factor MTERF6, chloroplastic/mitochondrial-like, with protein MKFRVGSLLKLRIFLPTSPNFQSFPKTLLPATWFIFTPATYSTICLTEEESAGEDIGDQPKNSLQVLKQLGCSDTEISMISTRGPSLLNANANQLECKLKLLTGLGITAPELVKIIIGRPRLLTSRVNHCLDERLEFFMTLFGSREVLVKAIVRNPSLLTYDFQKKIKPAIALYQGVGLSMQDLIQMVLLRPTLIPRTSFDEEKMEYIRKTGLSNGSKMYKHVVTIIGVSRLETIRKKVANLEKFGFSEDEIFSLFAKFPLVLTLSVDKVQRNMTFILGQMKLPATTVLEHPCLVFMNLEDVLKPRVLLARKVREMGLDKKIEGPMMMRAMRMTEKRFLKAFVRCHPKDVADELMEYYKNVKGVKRLAEASRTLHQGFPF; from the coding sequence ATGAAATTCAGAGTTGGATCGTTACTGAAGCTCCGCATCTTCCTACCCACATCGCCAAATTTCCAATCTTTCCCCAAAACTTTGTTACCGGCAACGTGGTTTATTTTCACACCCGCCACCTATTCGACAATTTGCCTGACTGAGGAAGAAAGTGCGGGAGAAGACATTGGAGACCAACCAAAGAACTCTCTACAAGTTCTGAAGCAATTGGGCTGTAGTGACACTGAAATTTCGATGATCTCCACGCGGGGGCCTTCTCTACTGAATGCCAACGCGAACCAGCTTGAGTGCAAACTCAAGCTTCTAACTGGCTTGGGCATCACGGCGCCTGAGCTCGTGAAGATTATCATTGGCCGTCCCCGGTTGCTCACTTCTCGGGTTAACCATTGCTTGGATGAGCGGCTCGAGTTCTTTATGACATTGTTTGGATCCAGGGAAGTGCTTGTCAAAGCCATTGTGAGGAACCCTTCTCTCCTGACCTATGACTTTCAGAAGAAAATCAAGCCCGCCATTGCGCTGTACCAAGGAGTCGGTCTTAGTATGCAGGACTTGATCCAAATGGTTCTGTTGCGGCCTACGTTGATCCCAAGAACttcatttgatgaagaaaagaTGGAATATATACGAAAAACCGGGCTTTCAAATGGTTCCAAGATGTATAAGCATGTTGTCACAATCATTGGCGTTTCACGACTTGAAACTATACGTAAGAAAGTTGCAAATTTGGAGAAGTTTGGTTTCTCAGAAGATGAGATTTTTTCCCTTTTCGCAAAGTTCCCCCTTGTGCTGACACTATCGGTCGATAAGGTTCAGAGGAACATGACTTTCATTTTAGGACAAATGAAGCTTCCTGCTACGACGGTTCTTGAGCACCCATGCTTGGTGTTCATGAATTTGGAGGATGTGTTGAAGCCACGAGTACTTCTTGCGCGGAAGGTGCGGGAGATGGGTCTTGATAAAAAGATTGAAGGTCCTATGATGATGAGGGCAATGAGAATGACGGAGAAGCGGTTTTTGAAGGCATTTGTTCGTTGTCACCCAAAGGATGTTGCTGATGAACTGATGGAGTACTACAAAAATGTGAAGGGTGTTAAGCGGTTGGCTGAAGCCTCAAGGACGTTACATCAAGGATTTCCTTTCTGA
- the LOC103445908 gene encoding pentatricopeptide repeat-containing protein At3g20730-like, with protein MIPDCFSLGGVLRALAGGSGLMKVSQIHGFIMQLGFGSHKSLSGSLIDAYAKCGRLERAHKIYRSMIKKDITSCTALINGYAREGNYSGDVLDLFKEITLTCVALDSVILCSMLNVCAKVASLILGRKIHALTFKHQPCHDVAMGNALVDMYAKCGEIEDANHASDEMEEKNVISWTSMISGYGRNGLGHKAIALYKTMEYEGLQPNDITFLSLLFACSHAGLTVEGWECFNIMLRKYNISPRSEHFSCMVDLYARAGLLDEAYKLMCDMNIKPNSAVWGAILGACSIHGNSLLGEVVSMHLCDMDPKNSVNYVVLGSLYAAFGAWDNALETRNLIENRSLKKEPAQSLLVSKSSKTVLLHAT; from the coding sequence ATGATCCCTGATTGCTTCAGCTTGGGTGGTGTGTTGAGAGCTTTAGCCGGAGGTAGTGGTCTTATGAAGGTGAGTCAAATACATGGATTCATCATGCAACTGGGTTTTGGTTCACACAAATCTTTAAGTGGATCCCTAATCGATGCATATGCAAAGTGTGGAAGGCTAGAGAGAGCTCATAAGATATACAGGAGCATGATAAAAAAGGACATTACATCTTGCACGGCACTGATAAATGGATATGCAAGAGAAGGTAACTACAGCGGCGATGTGCTAGACCTCTTTAAAGAAATAACTCTTACGTGCGTGGCACTTGACAGTGTCATATTATGCTCCATGCTTAATGTATGTGCGAAAGTTGCTTCACTGATCTTGGGAAGAAAAATCCATGCCCTTACTTTTAAACACCAACCTTGTCATGATGTGGCCATGGGAAATGCTCTCgttgatatgtatgcaaaatgcgGAGAAATTGAAGATGCTAACCATGCTTCTGATGAGATGGAGGAAAAGAATGTTATTTCATGGACATCGATGATTTCTGGATATGGAAGGAATGGCTTGGGACATAAGGCAATTGCTTTATATAAAACGATGGAATATGAGGGATTGCAACCTAATGATATCACATTCTTGTCTCTTCTCTTTGCTTGTAGCCATGCTGGACTGACAGTCGAAGGATGGGAATGCTTCAATATTATGCTTAGAAAATACAACATCTCGCCTCGATCTGAGCATTTTTCTTGCATGGTAGACCTTTATGCACGTGCAGGTTTGTTAGACGAAGCTTACAAACTTATGTGTGATATGAACATAAAGCCTAATTCAGCAGTTTGGGGAGCCATTCTTGGGGCATGTAGCATCCATGGTAATAGCTTACTTGGAGAAGTGGTATCAATGCATCTTTGCGATATGGATCCAAAGAATTCAGTTAACTATGTTGTTCTAGGAAGCCTATATGCTGCATTTGGTGCATGGGACAATGCTTTGGAAACTCGAAATTTGATAGAGAATAGAAGTCTGAAAAAAGAACCAGCGCAGAGCCTTTTAGTATCCAAATCAAGTAAAACTGTGCTTTTGCATGCAACTTAA